Proteins encoded together in one Variovorax paradoxus EPS window:
- a CDS encoding peptidoglycan D,D-transpeptidase FtsI family protein, with the protein MKSTGRIRYGSSPLLASPTPVWRSKFIVASIAFGFVLLAGRAAYIQVFNHDFFQHQGEVRYQRTLELPANRGRILDRNGLILASDIPAPSIWAIPEDIERDDPAVQAKLKQAAKLLGMPQKEFDKKLEDEDKSFVWIKRQVDTAIGKQIAELGIKGIYLRRDYRRQYPEGEAAAHLAGFTNVEDTGQEGVELAFNSELAGKAGSRHVIKDRLGHIVEDTEDQVPPTDGHDIQLSIDDRVQFVAYEKIRDAVVANKARAGSVVVVDAETGELLAMANYPSYDPNDRRNLTGEQLRNRAMTDVFEPGSTMKPITIATALQLGRVTPQTIIDTNPGRITVTGATIHDDENFGVLTVQGVIQKSSNVGATKISQRMTAQEMWNSFTSLGLGQKPQTPFPGAVTGRLRPWKSWRPIEQATMSYGYGLSASLFQIAHAYTAFAHNGEVIPVGLLKSTNTEPPGVQVFSPQVASEVRKMMHMAAAPGGTAPLAQTDGYSVGGKTGTAHKQVGKGYASNKYRAWYTGMSPIDKPRIIVAVMIDEPGAGKYFGGLVAAPVFSQVVQQTLRILNVLPDLPVASMAH; encoded by the coding sequence ATGAAATCCACCGGTCGCATCCGCTACGGGAGCAGTCCGCTGCTCGCCAGTCCCACCCCCGTCTGGCGCAGCAAGTTCATCGTGGCCAGCATCGCCTTCGGCTTCGTGCTGCTGGCCGGCCGGGCCGCCTACATCCAGGTCTTCAACCACGACTTCTTCCAGCACCAGGGCGAGGTGCGCTACCAGCGCACGCTGGAGCTGCCCGCGAACCGCGGGCGCATCCTCGACCGCAACGGACTGATCCTCGCCTCCGACATTCCGGCGCCCAGCATCTGGGCCATTCCCGAGGACATCGAGCGCGACGATCCCGCCGTGCAGGCCAAGTTGAAGCAGGCCGCCAAGCTGCTCGGCATGCCGCAGAAGGAGTTCGACAAGAAGCTGGAGGACGAGGACAAGAGCTTCGTCTGGATCAAGCGCCAGGTCGACACCGCCATCGGCAAGCAGATCGCCGAACTCGGCATCAAGGGCATCTACCTGCGCCGCGACTACCGGCGCCAGTACCCCGAGGGCGAGGCGGCCGCGCACCTGGCGGGCTTCACCAACGTCGAAGACACGGGGCAGGAAGGCGTCGAACTGGCCTTCAACAGCGAACTGGCCGGCAAGGCGGGCTCGCGCCATGTCATCAAGGACCGCCTGGGCCACATCGTCGAGGACACCGAGGACCAGGTGCCGCCGACCGACGGCCACGACATCCAGTTGAGCATCGACGACCGCGTGCAGTTCGTCGCCTACGAGAAGATCCGCGATGCCGTGGTCGCCAACAAGGCCCGGGCCGGCAGCGTGGTGGTGGTCGATGCGGAAACGGGCGAACTGCTCGCCATGGCCAACTACCCGAGCTACGACCCGAACGACCGCCGCAACCTCACCGGCGAACAATTGCGCAACCGCGCGATGACCGACGTGTTCGAGCCGGGCTCGACGATGAAGCCGATCACCATCGCCACCGCGCTGCAGCTCGGCCGCGTCACGCCGCAGACCATCATCGACACGAACCCCGGTCGCATCACCGTCACGGGCGCGACGATCCACGACGACGAGAACTTCGGCGTGCTCACGGTGCAGGGCGTGATCCAGAAATCGAGCAATGTGGGCGCCACCAAGATCTCGCAGCGCATGACGGCGCAGGAGATGTGGAACTCGTTCACCTCGCTGGGCCTCGGCCAGAAGCCGCAGACGCCCTTCCCCGGCGCGGTGACCGGGCGCCTGCGGCCCTGGAAGTCGTGGCGGCCGATCGAGCAGGCCACCATGTCGTACGGCTACGGCCTCTCGGCGTCGCTGTTCCAGATCGCGCACGCGTACACGGCCTTCGCGCACAACGGCGAAGTCATCCCGGTGGGCCTTTTGAAAAGCACGAACACCGAGCCGCCCGGCGTGCAGGTGTTCTCGCCGCAGGTCGCGAGCGAGGTGCGCAAGATGATGCACATGGCCGCCGCGCCCGGCGGCACCGCGCCGCTCGCGCAGACCGATGGCTACTCGGTCGGCGGCAAGACCGGCACCGCGCACAAGCAGGTCGGCAAGGGCTATGCGAGCAACAAGTACCGCGCCTGGTACACCGGCATGTCGCCGATCGACAAGCCGCGCATCATCGTCGCGGTGATGATCGACGAGCCCGGCGCGGGCAAATACTTCGGTGGCCTCGTCGCAGCGCCGGTCTTCAGCCAGGTGGTCCAGCAGACGCTGCGCATCCTGAACGTGCTGCCGGATCTGCCGGTGGCCTCGATGGCGCATTGA
- a CDS encoding SprT-like domain-containing protein has translation MVDFPPAVRLEDLTPLPYQQALAAHLQANEPEVWRWAASAEAREEHAAAVRADLLRNSYRLDADAHPELHAHCNAAVQRLGITARVALYQAGDGTMNATLYFLPGEAHIVLSGPLMERLQGAELQAVLGHELAHYLLWEREGGKYHVVDRILQAAAADSRADASHLHAARRYGLYTEAFADRGACIACEALEPAVTALVKVQTGLNQVNAASYLRQADEICAAPELQTRGTSHPEVFVRARALRLWTERQPEADEWLAGALEGPLDIATLDLLGQQRADALTRETIAQLLQRPFLQSDSLLAHARRFFPNFAPPSAPLPPPAPVPAGVHDYLASVLVDFVAADPDLDDITLAAALGLAEAMGCAAQLEERVVKDMRFPKRSLTRVKRDAVTLLEKAAAQHLQSASA, from the coding sequence ATGGTCGATTTCCCTCCTGCCGTTCGCCTCGAAGACCTGACCCCGCTCCCCTACCAGCAGGCCCTGGCCGCCCACTTGCAGGCGAACGAGCCCGAAGTCTGGCGCTGGGCCGCCTCCGCCGAGGCGCGCGAGGAGCACGCCGCGGCGGTGCGCGCCGACCTGCTGCGCAATTCGTACCGGCTCGATGCCGATGCCCACCCCGAGCTGCATGCGCATTGCAACGCGGCGGTGCAGCGCCTGGGCATCACGGCGCGCGTCGCGCTCTACCAGGCGGGCGACGGCACGATGAATGCCACGCTCTACTTCCTGCCCGGCGAGGCGCACATCGTGCTCTCGGGTCCGCTCATGGAGCGACTGCAGGGCGCCGAGCTGCAGGCCGTGCTCGGTCATGAACTGGCGCACTACCTGCTGTGGGAGCGCGAGGGCGGCAAGTACCACGTGGTCGACCGCATCCTGCAGGCCGCGGCCGCCGATTCGCGCGCCGACGCGAGCCACCTGCACGCGGCGCGCCGCTACGGCCTCTACACCGAGGCCTTTGCCGACCGCGGCGCCTGCATTGCCTGCGAGGCGCTCGAGCCCGCGGTGACCGCGCTGGTCAAGGTGCAGACGGGACTGAACCAGGTGAACGCCGCGAGCTACCTGCGGCAGGCCGACGAGATCTGCGCCGCGCCCGAACTCCAGACCCGCGGCACCAGCCACCCCGAGGTGTTCGTGCGGGCGCGGGCACTGCGGCTGTGGACCGAGCGCCAGCCCGAGGCCGACGAATGGCTGGCCGGCGCGCTCGAAGGCCCGCTGGACATCGCCACGCTCGACCTGCTCGGGCAGCAGCGCGCCGATGCGCTGACGCGGGAAACCATCGCTCAGTTGCTGCAGCGGCCCTTCCTTCAGTCCGATTCGCTGCTGGCCCATGCGCGCCGCTTCTTTCCGAACTTCGCGCCGCCCTCGGCGCCCTTGCCACCACCCGCCCCGGTGCCGGCCGGCGTGCACGACTACCTCGCGAGCGTGCTGGTCGATTTCGTCGCAGCCGACCCCGACCTCGATGACATCACGCTCGCCGCCGCACTCGGCCTCGCCGAAGCGATGGGTTGCGCCGCGCAGCTCGAAGAGCGCGTGGTGAAGGACATGCGCTTTCCCAAACGCAGCCTCACCCGCGTGAAGCGCGATGCGGTCACCTTGCTTGAAAAGGCAGCCGCACAACATCTGCAAAGCGCATCCGCATGA
- a CDS encoding cell envelope integrity protein TolA, with the protein MSLALDRPEFAPPPQRGTPRAVVLALIAHALLIAALTWGVRWRSDADEGAVDAELWSSTVQQAAPRLSAPEAPTPAPAPPPPAPTPPPPPAAKAPEPAPAPKAPDIALEREKKLKEQKEQKERELEQQQQQQKKKELEAKQRAEDEAERKKEQQQKLAEQKKQQEAEAKQAEAKKAEAAAKQAAADRAATLKRMQGLAGASGADDSKGTALRSSGPSSGYAGRIAAAVRPNITFPDADTVNGNPAAEFEVNLAPDGTIVGVKLTRSSGLPAWDEAAERGLHKTDRLPRDTDGRIFPSLIVSLRPKR; encoded by the coding sequence ATGTCGCTCGCACTGGATCGCCCCGAGTTCGCGCCGCCCCCGCAGCGCGGCACGCCGCGCGCCGTCGTGCTCGCCCTCATCGCGCATGCGCTGCTGATCGCGGCGCTGACGTGGGGGGTGCGCTGGCGCAGCGACGCCGACGAAGGCGCTGTCGATGCGGAGCTGTGGTCCTCCACCGTGCAACAGGCCGCGCCGCGCCTGTCCGCACCGGAGGCGCCGACGCCTGCGCCCGCGCCGCCTCCGCCTGCTCCCACGCCACCGCCGCCTCCGGCAGCCAAGGCGCCCGAGCCCGCACCCGCGCCGAAGGCTCCCGACATTGCCCTGGAGCGCGAGAAGAAGCTCAAGGAGCAAAAGGAACAGAAAGAGCGCGAGCTCGAACAGCAGCAACAACAGCAAAAGAAGAAAGAGCTCGAAGCCAAGCAGCGCGCCGAAGACGAAGCCGAGCGCAAGAAAGAGCAGCAACAGAAGCTCGCCGAGCAGAAGAAGCAGCAGGAAGCCGAGGCCAAGCAAGCCGAAGCCAAGAAGGCCGAGGCCGCCGCGAAGCAGGCCGCCGCCGACCGCGCTGCCACGCTCAAGCGCATGCAGGGCCTGGCGGGTGCGAGCGGCGCCGACGATTCGAAGGGCACGGCCCTGCGGTCTTCGGGTCCGTCGAGCGGCTATGCCGGACGCATCGCCGCCGCCGTGCGCCCGAACATCACCTTCCCCGATGCCGACACGGTGAACGGCAACCCGGCCGCCGAGTTCGAGGTGAACCTCGCGCCCGACGGCACCATCGTCGGCGTGAAGCTCACGCGCTCCAGCGGATTGCCCGCCTGGGACGAAGCGGCCGAGCGCGGCCTGCACAAGACCGACAGGCTGCCGCGCGACACCGACGGGCGCATCTTCCCGTCGCTGATCGTGTCGCTCAGGCCCAAGCGCTGA